DNA sequence from the Acanthochromis polyacanthus isolate Apoly-LR-REF ecotype Palm Island chromosome 5, KAUST_Apoly_ChrSc, whole genome shotgun sequence genome:
AACTGAAACAAATGAGGTGACACACAACTAATCCTTTATTCAGTGGAGATCAGAGAGGTTTTCTGTTATTGGTAACAGATAATGTCTTTAGATTTGAGTTATGTGAAATGGGGGTTTGATGGTGCCAAGAAATCATTCATGGTTTTAGAAAGTTTTTGAAACGGTTTGGATTGTTGTAGAGTCTGATCAGTTCTGAGCATTGTTGGTTCTGTCGAGCACCAAGGTGTTTTCAAACCACACTTGAGTCAGGTGAGCGAAAACCCTTTGGAGCTCTGGATGGAAATACTAAATTTTAGTCCTGGGAGATGGCTGAATACAAAGTTAGTTGATAAGTTCAgtggaattatttttgttttaatactTGAGGACTGATTAATTTGAGCAAATGATGATTGTAGAGTGTGTTTCACGTCTTCCTTTTAGGTATGACATTAccagtttttcaaatgtttgttcaCTACATGAATGAGGAAGTGCATCAGCCTGACTGTGGCTTTTATTCCAGATGTGCAAACAGACTGCGGACATGTTTTAGCTTTGCCTTTGTATTATATTGACACTGTTATATTTATTACCTCTCATCATCCAGCTTTGTGGAGATGCAATAAAGCTGAGGATATTTGCTGTTAGTTTTTAAaccaaatgtaaataaatataaatgaatgcCTTActtcatctgttttgtttgtcctttgttttcatgtaaaataatCTGTGTGATCTGTGgatcatttgtgcattttttccccttagaatataagatgtttttttgcaatttaaGAGGTGGTCGAAATTTGTAATCTTAACAGAATGTGTGTAAAAAAATCATAACATAATGGGGTGTGGGTGTGTTCTGGGGGACATGAACTGTTTTAAATAGTTTGGCAGACTTGGTGTAAGCAAATAGAGCCTAAATACAGTCAGACTGGCACATATTGCCCCACATGGATTATCTCCTCTGGAGTGTAGTGAGGGCGGAAGACGTGTTGGCTCATGTGTGCGTCAGTGCGTTTTATTGATTCTCAACCTGAACTGTTAGACTCGACACAGACAGGACGACAGCAGAAGGTGAGTCTTTAAAGTTGGATTGtgtccttttctttcaaaaaaatatgaaaatttgcaTTGGGGTTAATAGAAAAAGAAGCGTAAACATTCTGCGCACTGAGCAAGAAATGTTGCGTATTCAAAATATTGTGGCTTCgctttattatttaatattttgattaaataaatgCTGTCAATGATAATCAGTGTAACAAGGCAATTATGGTTAATTAAACTGAAGGAAACGAACCTCTAGCAACATGGAAATTCCTGTTTCCTCGAAATCGAAACTCAAGCAACAGGTGAAGACTCGCTGACGTTGACGCAGAACCAATTCACCATTAATGGTTATTAAACAACTTATGTTGCAATTACAGTTTCCCATTTACAGTAACCATCACATGCTGAAACCTAGATGTAGCCATGTGTACATATTGGTGGGTAATTTTACTAgttttacatatatttacattttttatacgAGTGCCTTGTGTTGTGCTTAGTCATGCGCGTTGTTGTTACTTCCTGACTTTTTCTAATCATGGAGGAAACTTATTTCGCAAGACGTTTATATCTTTCACAACGCCACACCTACCATCCACAACACTATTATTAATTGGGGAGTTGTTTAAATCCAGTAATACTTTGAAATGTTACACACTGACGAATATTTGTGTGGACTCTGTATGTTTAACTGTGCTTgtaaaccaacaacaaaaatatccaGTGTTACCAGACCACTTTCAGAAAGCACAATTTGGCAACTATGTCAAATAATaaattacatgaaatgtcaaaagtactgttgtatttattttctctaatcaaaatcatatttatttcttacaggttcatttttaaaattctgtttatGTTCTGCAgtcttcatatttattattaaatatacATACTTTTCTTTCAAGTGTTCAAGTCGACATTTCTCTTCATTATCTGCAATTCACGTACACATATTCATTAACTCATAATACTTGTCTTTCCAAACAGTGGCAAATAACTAGCCGAAGTCTATGTTGCGTGTTTCTGAAGATTTactctgtcttttctgttttccagctCCTGCCATCATGTCTGTGAGCGAGAATGAAGCCAGCATTTCTAACACAAATCATCCAGAAGCTCTTGCTTTGGAGCTTACATGCCCCATCTGCTTGCAACTATTCTTTGAGCCAGTTTCTCTCCCCTGCGGTCACATCTACTGCTTTGGCTGCCTTCAGACCATGGGAGAAGGCCTTGATCAACACAGCTGCCCTGAGTGCCAGGCTGAGTACCAGGGAACCAAATCCCTTgtgaaaaacttcaaaatgcGCAGCATCGTAGAGACCTACAAAGCCACTGCTGGGAAAATCCTCTCCGCTCCAAGCCCGCCTGATGTGGGCCATGTAACAGTCAAGCGTAATGATAGCTCTCCAACTGCGGAGTCAGATGCAAAATACCCCCAAAGCTTAGCAGCAACTGGAAAGAACCAAGAGGAGAGTGCAGAATGCAAGGCACAGGATGGCTTTCAGATTGGGTCTGGATCCACACAACACCCGTTTTCTTTGGATGAAGAAAAAGGCAGTTGCAAAGGCAAAATGGAAATGGATGAACCTAAGTTTAAACTGGCATCTCAAGTCACTGAGTTGAACCTCAAGTTGGAGATGGCAGAGGGTGTCCTGAGGAAGGAAAAGGGGTGGGAGCTGGAGGTAACAACAGCTAATGCTCAGCTGAGAGAGAAAGTATCCAAACTGTTGGGGCAGATTAAGGATTTGTCACAGAGCTACAGTGAGCAGGTGACACAGATGATTGAAGAAGAGTTAGGACCAGGTGAGGCCAGTGTTTTCAGTCGAGTCAGTCAGGCCTCTGAGCTGACTAGGCAGCTGAGGCAGGCCATGCTGAGGGCTGAGTCCCTGCTGACTGAAGAGGATGAGACTGCGTTTAGTGACGAGCTCCAAAATCTGCAGCCGCACATTCAAGAATTAATGGAAAAACCAGTCGGAGAAGAGGAAGACTTTGTTGAAGTGAAAGTCAACCCTGCAAGAGTTTGCCCCAAGCTGGAAACCATGAATGCTGAGCTGAGGGAAAGACTTGGACAGATTCAGCGCTCCCTTCGGAACACCTTTAACCCTTCAGAGGTGACTTTTGACCCAGAAACAGCCCATCCTAACCTCATTCTCTCAGAGGACTTGAAGACTGTGACTTTCAGCACCGTGAAACAACCCTACCCAACTTCTCCTCAGAGGTTCATGAGCTTCTT
Encoded proteins:
- the trim107 gene encoding E3 ubiquitin-protein ligase TRIM39, translated to MSVSENEASISNTNHPEALALELTCPICLQLFFEPVSLPCGHIYCFGCLQTMGEGLDQHSCPECQAEYQGTKSLVKNFKMRSIVETYKATAGKILSAPSPPDVGHVTVKRNDSSPTAESDAKYPQSLAATGKNQEESAECKAQDGFQIGSGSTQHPFSLDEEKGSCKGKMEMDEPKFKLASQVTELNLKLEMAEGVLRKEKGWELEVTTANAQLREKVSKLLGQIKDLSQSYSEQVTQMIEEELGPGEASVFSRVSQASELTRQLRQAMLRAESLLTEEDETAFSDELQNLQPHIQELMEKPVGEEEDFVEVKVNPARVCPKLETMNAELRERLGQIQRSLRNTFNPSEVTFDPETAHPNLILSEDLKTVTFSTVKQPYPTSPQRFMSFFQVLSTQTFSEGDHSWEVELEGSPWIIGICYGGKLERVGLPSALESSRSSWCLMWFNNLLTAFEQSHSVPLKKTTVSRRLEMRLSFKTHRLSFYNISSISGKTHIYTFKANLTEPVHLAYRMMSGHPKARVAIYS